The Streptococcus viridans genome includes a window with the following:
- the ptsP gene encoding phosphoenolpyruvate--protein phosphotransferase, with the protein MTEMLKGIAASDGVAVAKAYLLVQPDLSFDTISVEDTNAEEARLDAALEASQNELSLIRENAVASLGEEAAQVFDAHMMVLSDPEMVGQIKETIRTKKVNAEAGLKEITDMFITIFEGMEDNPYMQERAADIRDVTKRVLANLLGKKLPNPATINEEAIVVAHDLTPSDTAQLNKQFVKAFVTNIGGRTSHSAIMARTLEIAAVLGTNNITDLVKDGDVLAVSGITGEVVINPSEEQIATFKAAGEAYAKQKAEWALLKDAKTVTADGKHFELAANIGTPKDVEGVNENGAEAVGLYRTEFLYMDSQDFPTEDDQYEAYKAVLEGMNGKPVVVRTMDIGGDKELPYFDLPKEMNPFLGYRALRISISETGNQMFRTQLRALLRASVHGKLRIMFPMVALLTEFRTAKGILEEEKAKLVAEGVAVADDIQVGIMIEIPAAAMLADQFAKEVDFFSIGTNDLIQYTMAADRMNEQVSYLYQPYNPSILRLIHNVIKAAHAEGKWAGMCGEMAGDQTAVPLLVGMGLDEFSMSATSVLRTRSLMKKLDTAKMQEYANRALTECSTMEEVLELSKEYVNVD; encoded by the coding sequence ATGACAGAAATGCTTAAAGGAATTGCAGCATCTGATGGTGTTGCCGTTGCTAAGGCATATCTACTTGTTCAACCCGACTTGTCATTTGATACAATCTCAGTTGAAGATACAAATGCAGAAGAAGCTCGTTTGGATGCAGCTCTTGAAGCTTCACAAAACGAGCTTTCTCTTATTCGGGAGAATGCAGTAGCGAGCCTTGGTGAGGAAGCGGCACAAGTATTTGATGCTCACATGATGGTTCTTTCTGACCCTGAAATGGTTGGTCAGATCAAGGAAACGATTCGCACGAAGAAGGTGAATGCTGAGGCTGGATTGAAAGAAATCACAGACATGTTTATCACCATCTTTGAAGGAATGGAAGATAACCCATACATGCAAGAACGTGCGGCAGATATTCGCGACGTGACCAAACGTGTTCTTGCAAACTTACTTGGTAAGAAATTGCCAAACCCAGCGACGATCAATGAAGAAGCAATCGTGGTTGCGCATGACTTGACTCCATCAGATACAGCTCAATTGAACAAACAGTTTGTTAAAGCTTTTGTTACAAACATAGGTGGCCGTACAAGTCACTCAGCCATCATGGCTCGTACACTTGAAATCGCAGCTGTTCTTGGTACAAACAACATTACCGATCTTGTAAAAGATGGTGATGTTTTGGCTGTATCTGGAATCACTGGTGAAGTAGTCATCAACCCAAGTGAAGAACAAATAGCAACTTTCAAAGCAGCTGGTGAAGCTTATGCGAAACAAAAAGCTGAATGGGCTCTCCTTAAAGATGCGAAAACTGTTACTGCAGATGGGAAACACTTCGAGTTGGCTGCTAATATCGGTACACCTAAAGACGTTGAAGGTGTGAACGAGAACGGTGCAGAAGCAGTTGGTCTCTATCGTACTGAATTCTTGTACATGGACTCTCAAGACTTCCCAACTGAAGATGACCAATACGAAGCATACAAAGCAGTTCTTGAAGGTATGAATGGTAAACCTGTTGTCGTTCGTACTATGGATATCGGTGGGGATAAAGAACTTCCTTACTTCGATCTTCCTAAAGAAATGAACCCATTCTTGGGTTACCGTGCTTTGCGTATCTCAATCTCTGAAACGGGTAACCAAATGTTCCGTACACAATTGCGTGCTTTGCTTCGTGCATCTGTTCACGGTAAATTGCGGATCATGTTCCCAATGGTTGCTTTGTTGACGGAATTCCGTACAGCTAAAGGTATTCTCGAAGAAGAAAAAGCAAAATTGGTTGCTGAAGGTGTTGCTGTTGCGGATGATATCCAAGTTGGTATCATGATTGAAATTCCAGCTGCAGCTATGCTTGCAGACCAATTTGCCAAAGAAGTTGACTTCTTCTCAATTGGTACAAATGACTTGATTCAATACACAATGGCTGCTGACCGTATGAACGAACAAGTTTCATACCTTTACCAACCATATAACCCATCGATCCTTCGTTTGATTCACAACGTAATCAAAGCAGCTCACGCAGAAGGTAAATGGGCTGGTATGTGTGGTGAAATGGCCGGTGACCAAACAGCTGTTCCACTTCTTGTCGGAATGGGCTTGGATGAGTTCTCCATGTCAGCTACATCTGTCCTACGTACACGTAGCTTGATGAAGAAATTGGATACAGCTAAGATGCAAGAATACGCTAACCGTGCTCTTACTGAATGTTCAACAATGGAAGAAGTTCTTGAACTTTCAAAAGAATACGTTAACGTAGATTAA
- the glgB gene encoding 1,4-alpha-glucan branching protein GlgB: protein MDTKQALYTFGTGENFHLQHYLGAHKEQVDGVDGYSFRVWAPNAQAVHLVGDFTQWEENEIPMVRNEAGVWEVFTTSPQVGDIYKYHVTRQNGHRLMKVDPLAVRMEKRPGTGAVITDIPERKWKDGLWMARRRKLGFRSRPVNIYEVHAGSWKRNEDGSPYSFAQLKEDLIPYLVKMNYTHVEFMPVMAHPLGLSWGYQLMGYFALEHTYGTPEEFQDFVEACHLNNIGVIVDWVPGHFTINDDALAYYDGTPTFEYQDHHRAHNYGWGAMNFDLGKNQVQSFLISSVKFWIEFYHLDGIRVDAVSNMLYLDYDSGPWTPNIDGGNLNYEGIHFLKRMNAVIKSEHPDVIMAAEESSSGTKITGPEEYGGLGFDYKWNMGWMNDILRFYEEDPIYRKFDFNLVTFSFMYAFSENFLLPFSHDEVVHGKKSLMHKMWGDRYNQFAGLRNLLTYQICHPGKKLLFMGSEFGQFLEWKSEEQLEWSNLDDDMNRKMQEFTSQLNQFYKDNKMLWEIDDSYDGIEIIDADNRDQSVLTFTRKDKKGNHLLCIFNMAPVERKDFTVGVPVAGVYEEIWNTELEKWGGVWKEHNQEVKTQEGLWKDYPQTLTFTLPALGASVWKVKRKLRSNVSKTKK, encoded by the coding sequence ATGGATACGAAACAAGCATTGTATACATTTGGAACCGGAGAGAACTTTCATCTTCAACATTATCTAGGGGCTCATAAAGAGCAAGTAGATGGTGTAGATGGGTATAGTTTCCGCGTATGGGCTCCAAATGCACAGGCGGTACACTTAGTAGGTGATTTTACCCAATGGGAAGAAAATGAAATCCCTATGGTGCGAAATGAAGCTGGTGTTTGGGAAGTTTTTACAACTTCACCTCAAGTGGGAGATATTTATAAGTACCATGTTACAAGACAAAATGGTCACCGCTTAATGAAGGTGGATCCTTTAGCGGTTCGCATGGAAAAACGTCCAGGAACTGGAGCGGTGATTACAGATATTCCAGAGCGGAAATGGAAAGATGGACTATGGATGGCGAGAAGGAGAAAACTTGGTTTCAGATCGCGTCCAGTAAATATTTATGAAGTTCATGCTGGATCATGGAAACGCAATGAAGATGGAAGTCCTTATTCATTTGCCCAGTTGAAGGAAGACTTGATACCTTACTTGGTAAAAATGAACTATACCCATGTGGAGTTCATGCCGGTGATGGCGCACCCACTTGGACTAAGTTGGGGCTATCAACTGATGGGGTACTTTGCCTTAGAGCATACCTATGGAACACCGGAAGAGTTTCAGGATTTCGTTGAGGCCTGTCACTTGAATAACATTGGGGTGATTGTGGACTGGGTACCAGGACACTTTACCATCAATGATGATGCCTTGGCCTATTATGATGGGACACCAACCTTTGAATATCAGGACCATCATCGGGCTCACAACTATGGTTGGGGAGCAATGAACTTTGACCTAGGTAAAAACCAGGTTCAATCCTTCCTCATTTCTAGTGTGAAATTCTGGATCGAGTTTTATCATTTGGATGGAATTCGGGTCGATGCGGTCAGCAATATGCTTTACTTAGACTACGATAGTGGTCCATGGACACCAAATATCGATGGTGGAAATCTCAACTATGAGGGAATCCATTTCCTTAAGCGGATGAATGCTGTGATTAAATCAGAACATCCGGATGTCATCATGGCAGCGGAGGAAAGTTCATCTGGCACCAAAATCACTGGTCCAGAAGAGTATGGTGGTTTAGGATTTGACTACAAGTGGAATATGGGATGGATGAATGATATTCTTCGCTTCTACGAGGAAGATCCTATTTACCGGAAATTTGATTTCAACTTGGTGACCTTTAGCTTTATGTATGCCTTCTCTGAAAACTTCTTGTTACCATTCTCTCACGATGAAGTGGTCCACGGGAAGAAGAGTCTCATGCATAAGATGTGGGGAGATCGCTACAACCAGTTCGCTGGCTTGCGCAATCTCTTGACTTATCAGATTTGTCACCCAGGTAAGAAATTGCTCTTCATGGGTTCTGAGTTCGGCCAATTCTTAGAATGGAAGTCTGAAGAACAGCTAGAATGGTCTAATCTGGACGATGACATGAACCGCAAGATGCAAGAGTTTACTTCACAGCTCAATCAATTCTACAAAGACAACAAGATGTTGTGGGAAATTGATGATAGCTATGATGGCATTGAGATTATTGATGCAGACAACCGAGATCAAAGTGTCTTGACCTTTACCCGTAAGGATAAAAAAGGAAATCATCTGCTTTGTATCTTTAATATGGCACCAGTAGAGCGCAAGGACTTTACGGTCGGCGTCCCTGTTGCTGGGGTCTATGAAGAAATTTGGAATACAGAATTAGAGAAATGGGGAGGTGTCTGGAAAGAGCACAACCAGGAAGTGAAGACTCAAGAGGGATTATGGAAAGATTATCCACAAACCTTGACCTTCACCTTACCGGCTCTTGGAGCTAGTGTATGGAAAGTGAAACGAAAACTTCGTTCCAATGTGTCTAAAACAAAAAAATAG
- a CDS encoding glucose-1-phosphate adenylyltransferase: protein MKNEMLALILAGGQGTRLGKLTQSIAKPAVQFGGRYRIIDFALSNCANSGIHNVGVITQYQPLALNNHIGNGSSWGLDGINTGVSILQPYSASEGNRWFEGTSHAIFQNIDYIDSINPEYVLILSGDHIYKMDYDEMLQSHKDHNASLTVAVLDVPLKEASRFGIMNTDANNRIVEFEEKPAEPKSTKASMGIYIFDWSRLRNMLVAAEKSDIDMSDFGKNVIPTYLESGESVYAYEFKGYWKDVGTIESLWEANMEYIDPNNALDSRDRHWKIYSRNLISPPNFFGEHTHIEDSLVVDGCLVDGTVKHSILSTEAQVRKGAVVEDSVIMSGAIIGQGAVIKRAIIGEGAVVSEGVVIDGTEEVQVVGYNEKVGVATDED from the coding sequence ATGAAGAATGAAATGCTAGCTCTGATCCTTGCTGGTGGGCAAGGAACTCGCCTTGGAAAACTCACTCAAAGCATTGCCAAACCTGCAGTGCAATTTGGGGGACGTTATCGTATTATTGACTTTGCCTTATCCAACTGTGCCAACTCAGGTATCCACAATGTTGGCGTGATTACTCAGTATCAACCGCTTGCCTTAAACAATCATATCGGAAATGGTTCAAGTTGGGGTCTTGATGGTATTAATACTGGAGTTTCTATCCTTCAACCTTATTCTGCAAGTGAAGGAAATCGTTGGTTTGAAGGAACAAGTCATGCGATTTTCCAAAATATCGACTACATCGATAGCATCAATCCAGAGTACGTGTTGATCCTTTCTGGAGACCATATCTACAAGATGGACTATGACGAAATGCTTCAGTCTCACAAAGATCACAATGCAAGTCTTACAGTAGCTGTATTGGATGTACCTTTAAAAGAAGCTAGCCGTTTCGGAATTATGAATACGGATGCCAACAATCGAATTGTAGAATTTGAAGAAAAACCTGCAGAGCCAAAATCAACAAAAGCTTCCATGGGTATCTACATTTTTGACTGGTCTCGCCTTCGCAATATGCTAGTAGCTGCAGAGAAGAGTGACATCGATATGTCTGACTTTGGTAAAAATGTTATTCCAACTTACCTTGAATCTGGAGAAAGCGTTTATGCTTATGAATTCAAGGGCTATTGGAAAGACGTGGGGACCATTGAATCTCTCTGGGAAGCGAATATGGAATACATTGATCCAAACAATGCTTTGGATAGCCGTGATCGTCACTGGAAGATCTATTCTCGTAACTTGATTTCACCACCAAACTTCTTTGGCGAACATACCCATATTGAAGATTCCTTGGTGGTGGATGGATGCTTGGTAGACGGAACAGTAAAACATTCTATCTTGTCTACGGAAGCACAAGTTCGTAAAGGTGCAGTCGTTGAAGATTCTGTCATCATGAGTGGTGCCATTATCGGACAAGGTGCCGTGATTAAACGCGCTATAATCGGTGAAGGAGCGGTCGTTTCAGAAGGTGTAGTCATCGATGGAACGGAAGAAGTACAAGTCGTTGGATATAACGAAAAAGTGGGGGTAGCAACAGATGAAGATTGA
- the glgD gene encoding glucose-1-phosphate adenylyltransferase subunit GlgD, whose protein sequence is MKIDKYSAILGNTVGFHDMSSLTDHRPVASLPFDGKYRLIDFPLSSLANAGIRSVFGIFQQENISSVFDHIRSGREWGLSTLLSHYYLGIYNTPVESSNVGKEYYEQLLTYLKRSGSNQTVALNCDILVNIDLNQVFHLHNTVDRPITVVYKKMHHRDISEVNAVLEIDETDHVRGQKLFDGTDPDALYNMSTDIFIVDTPWLIEKLEAEIHKEHPEKLRYILRDLAVEHGAFAFEYTGYIANIHSVESYYRANLDMLETNKFMSLFSPNQKVYTKVKNEEPTYYAPGSQIKNSQFASGSIVEALVHDSIISRRVHLHQGAEIRSSLLFPGVVVHEGAVVEHAILDKGVVVETGVTIRGTKEAPLVIKKGAVITEDIG, encoded by the coding sequence ATGAAGATTGATAAGTATTCAGCCATTTTAGGAAACACAGTAGGCTTCCATGATATGTCATCATTGACAGATCATCGTCCTGTTGCCAGTCTACCATTTGATGGGAAATATCGTTTGATTGACTTCCCGCTTTCAAGTTTAGCCAATGCGGGAATCCGTAGTGTATTTGGTATTTTTCAACAAGAAAATATTAGTTCTGTCTTTGACCATATCCGCTCTGGTCGTGAGTGGGGCTTGTCAACTCTTTTGAGCCACTACTATCTCGGTATCTACAACACTCCAGTAGAAAGTTCAAACGTTGGCAAGGAATATTATGAGCAACTATTGACCTATTTGAAACGCTCTGGTTCGAACCAGACAGTCGCTCTTAACTGTGATATCTTAGTAAACATTGATTTGAACCAAGTCTTCCACTTGCACAATACCGTTGACAGACCAATCACAGTGGTGTACAAAAAGATGCATCATCGTGACATCTCTGAAGTAAATGCGGTTTTAGAAATCGATGAGACAGACCATGTACGTGGACAAAAGTTGTTTGATGGCACAGATCCAGATGCTCTCTATAATATGTCAACGGATATCTTTATCGTTGATACACCATGGTTGATTGAAAAATTAGAAGCAGAAATCCATAAAGAACATCCAGAAAAATTGCGTTATATCCTTCGTGATTTAGCAGTAGAACACGGGGCCTTCGCTTTTGAATACACTGGCTATATTGCCAATATTCATTCAGTTGAATCCTACTATCGTGCTAACTTGGATATGTTGGAAACCAATAAATTCATGTCTCTCTTCTCACCAAATCAAAAAGTATATACCAAGGTGAAAAATGAAGAGCCAACTTACTATGCTCCTGGTTCGCAAATTAAGAATTCGCAATTTGCATCAGGAAGCATTGTCGAAGCTTTGGTGCATGATTCTATCATTTCCCGTCGTGTTCATCTACACCAGGGGGCAGAAATTCGTAGCAGTCTCCTGTTCCCAGGTGTCGTTGTCCATGAGGGAGCAGTCGTTGAGCATGCGATTCTTGACAAGGGCGTCGTAGTTGAAACTGGTGTAACCATTCGTGGAACCAAAGAAGCACCTCTTGTGATTAAAAAAGGTGCTGTGATTACAGAGGATATTGGATAA